Proteins encoded within one genomic window of uncultured Draconibacterium sp.:
- a CDS encoding TolC family protein codes for MKKIYLSFILSLGLIGFVTAQDELVLTLPEVIDIASEQSIDAFRNKNMYLASYWEHRFYKAERLPSISLSSNPADFNRYSNSVYNFETNEDEFRQREYFNSEVSVSAVQNVSLTGGQVFLRSELGMIKNLGGDKNTSFNATPISIGFSQELNGYNRLKWQSKIEPLKFEKAKKEFIQDMEDLRVTSTSRFFGLINAQIQKNIAEMNYANADTLYKIGKGRFQVGTVTQDELLELELRLLNSEQALSVAQLGEKRAQAMLNSFLGLPKETMIKCVVPSEIPELKIDPDEAIDEAIKNNPEILNHQQQRLQQDENVAIAKSERGLNTTLYAMYGLNKSADNFDDVYTEPDKSQVFSLGLNIPIVDWGRGKGRYSMAKSNREVALATIRQERIDFEQDIYQSVLEFNLQAGQVNTAAKADTVAQMGYNVTFQRFLIGKIDVTRLNIASNDQETARMSYLSRLRDYWSAYYRLRSLTLFDFEKKKPLEADYDKLLEE; via the coding sequence ATGAAAAAAATATATCTATCATTTATTTTGAGTCTGGGCCTTATCGGATTTGTAACAGCCCAGGACGAACTGGTATTAACCCTGCCCGAAGTAATCGACATTGCTTCAGAACAATCAATCGATGCTTTCCGAAATAAAAACATGTATTTGGCCAGCTACTGGGAACACCGTTTTTATAAAGCCGAGCGCTTACCAAGTATTTCGTTAAGTTCGAATCCGGCCGATTTTAACCGTTACAGTAACAGTGTGTACAATTTTGAAACCAACGAAGACGAATTCCGTCAGCGTGAATATTTTAACTCCGAAGTTAGCGTTTCTGCCGTGCAAAATGTTTCGCTAACCGGCGGACAAGTGTTTTTACGCTCGGAGCTTGGAATGATCAAAAACCTTGGTGGCGACAAAAATACTTCGTTTAACGCTACGCCTATTAGTATAGGTTTTTCGCAGGAATTGAACGGGTACAACCGCTTGAAATGGCAATCGAAGATTGAACCGTTAAAGTTTGAGAAAGCCAAGAAAGAATTCATTCAGGATATGGAAGATCTGCGTGTTACATCTACTTCGCGCTTTTTTGGGTTGATCAATGCACAGATTCAGAAAAACATTGCTGAAATGAATTATGCCAACGCCGATACGCTTTATAAAATTGGTAAAGGGCGTTTTCAGGTGGGAACAGTAACGCAGGATGAATTGCTGGAACTGGAGCTCCGTTTGTTGAACAGCGAGCAGGCACTGAGTGTCGCACAGCTTGGAGAAAAAAGAGCACAAGCCATGTTGAACTCATTCCTCGGCCTTCCTAAAGAAACGATGATTAAATGTGTTGTTCCCAGTGAAATTCCGGAATTGAAAATTGATCCGGACGAGGCAATCGATGAGGCGATTAAAAACAATCCTGAGATTTTGAATCACCAACAACAGCGGCTTCAGCAGGACGAAAATGTTGCCATTGCCAAATCAGAAAGAGGGCTGAACACCACACTTTATGCCATGTATGGTTTAAACAAAAGTGCCGACAATTTTGATGATGTGTACACCGAACCCGACAAAAGCCAGGTTTTTAGCCTCGGCTTAAACATTCCGATTGTTGACTGGGGACGCGGAAAAGGACGCTATTCAATGGCTAAATCAAACCGGGAAGTTGCCCTGGCAACAATCAGGCAGGAACGCATTGATTTTGAACAGGATATTTACCAAAGCGTGCTGGAGTTCAATCTTCAGGCCGGACAAGTGAACACAGCCGCAAAAGCCGACACCGTTGCCCAAATGGGATACAACGTTACCTTTCAGCGTTTCCTCATCGGGAAAATTGATGTAACACGACTTAATATTGCCAGTAACGACCAGGAAACGGCGCGTATGTCGTACCTGTCGCGTTTGCGCGATTACTGGTCTGCCTATTACAGACTGCGTAGTTTAACGCTTTTCGATTTTGAGAAAAAGAAACCTCTTGAAGCCGATTACGACAAACTTTTAGAAGAATAG
- a CDS encoding ABC transporter permease: MFIKRYLHDILIAVEAIIANRLKSILTALGIIFGVAAVISMMAIGNGAEQEILEQIKLVGVNNIVITPSTYSLSDGAGGDGSGNGQPTAKKFSKGLTLHDVEAIKKIVPTVERISPVISFNYSALLNGISKPVVLEGIDNHYFDLFNMQLAEGKRFNTDQIEKGLPVCVVGNNIKEQFFRQQNPIGKYIKCGQIWLKIIGVVERRDFTASASDELGISSSDNKIFIPVQTMLLRFKNRSLIRADEVLNANKNSNGNGMVVIYGGPEQTDEPVDTDDNLNQLDKIIVQIKETEQLNSSATLIKRMLLRRHSDLYDFEVTIPELLLKQQQKTKKIFNIVLGVIAGISLVVGGIGIMNIMLASVLERIREIGVRQALGAKQKDIIAQFLSESTLISLTGGIIGIILGVVLSQIITAMFDIKTIVSAFSIFIAFSVSVGVGIIFGYLPAKRAAANDPVVSLRS; encoded by the coding sequence ATGTTTATTAAAAGATATTTACACGATATTCTGATAGCGGTTGAAGCGATTATTGCCAACCGCCTGAAATCGATACTTACCGCACTCGGTATCATCTTTGGTGTTGCTGCGGTTATCAGCATGATGGCAATTGGAAATGGCGCCGAACAGGAGATTCTGGAGCAGATAAAACTTGTTGGAGTAAACAACATTGTTATAACGCCAAGCACTTATTCGTTGTCCGACGGAGCAGGTGGCGATGGAAGTGGCAATGGCCAGCCCACAGCTAAAAAATTCTCGAAAGGATTGACACTCCACGATGTTGAAGCTATAAAAAAAATTGTTCCTACTGTTGAACGAATTTCACCGGTAATCTCCTTTAACTACTCGGCTCTGCTAAACGGGATCAGCAAACCGGTTGTACTCGAAGGAATTGACAATCACTACTTCGATTTGTTTAACATGCAACTAGCCGAGGGAAAACGTTTTAATACAGATCAAATTGAAAAAGGATTGCCAGTTTGTGTTGTTGGGAACAATATTAAAGAGCAGTTTTTTCGTCAGCAGAATCCTATTGGAAAGTACATAAAATGCGGCCAGATTTGGCTAAAAATTATTGGTGTTGTTGAACGACGCGATTTTACAGCTTCGGCATCCGACGAATTGGGAATCAGCAGTTCCGACAATAAAATTTTCATCCCCGTGCAAACCATGTTACTACGATTTAAAAACCGTTCTCTCATTAGGGCCGACGAAGTTTTAAATGCCAATAAAAACAGTAACGGCAACGGAATGGTTGTTATTTATGGTGGCCCCGAACAAACCGATGAACCGGTTGATACCGACGATAATCTTAACCAGCTCGACAAGATCATCGTTCAGATAAAAGAAACGGAACAACTTAACAGCTCGGCAACATTAATTAAACGCATGTTGCTCCGACGCCATTCCGACCTTTACGATTTTGAAGTCACCATCCCCGAACTTCTGCTAAAACAGCAACAAAAAACCAAAAAAATATTCAACATCGTTTTAGGTGTAATTGCCGGTATTTCGCTGGTAGTTGGCGGAATTGGCATTATGAATATTATGCTGGCATCGGTATTGGAACGTATTCGTGAAATTGGTGTTCGCCAGGCATTGGGTGCCAAACAAAAAGACATTATCGCGCAGTTTCTTTCCGAGTCAACATTAATTAGTTTAACCGGAGGAATTATCGGAATTATTCTGGGTGTTGTGCTCTCGCAAATTATTACAGCCATGTTCGACATCAAAACAATAGTTTCCGCCTTTAGCATTTTTATTGCCTTTAGCGTGTCGGTTGGTGTCGGAATTATTTTTGGCTATCTGCCTGCCAAACGAGCCGCAGCAAACGATCCGGTAGTAAGTCTTCGTTCATAA